One Gordonia mangrovi genomic region harbors:
- the rplU gene encoding 50S ribosomal protein L21 — MATYAIVKTGGKQYKVAEGDIVKVEKIDSAPGSSVSLPVALVVDGSTLTTDADKLAKISVTGEVVEHVKGPKIRIHKFKNKTGYHKRQGHRQNLTVLKVTGIK; from the coding sequence ATGGCAACGTACGCGATCGTCAAGACCGGCGGTAAGCAGTACAAGGTCGCAGAGGGCGACATTGTCAAGGTCGAGAAGATCGACAGCGCGCCGGGTAGCAGCGTGAGCCTGCCGGTGGCGCTGGTCGTCGACGGCTCGACCCTCACCACCGATGCGGACAAGCTGGCGAAGATCTCGGTGACCGGTGAGGTCGTCGAGCACGTCAAGGGTCCCAAGATCCGCATCCACAAGTTCAAGAACAAGACCGGCTACCACAAGCGCCAGGGTCACCGTCAGAACCTGACGGTCCTCAAGGTCACCGGTATCAAGTAA
- the rpmA gene encoding 50S ribosomal protein L27, whose amino-acid sequence MAHKKGASSSRNGRDSNAKRLGVKRFGGQQVSAGEILVRQRGTKFHPGVNVGRGGDDTLFALESGAVEFGTKRGRKTVNIVPETASV is encoded by the coding sequence ATGGCACACAAGAAGGGCGCGTCCAGCTCGCGCAACGGTCGTGATTCCAACGCCAAGCGCCTCGGCGTGAAGCGTTTCGGTGGTCAGCAGGTCAGCGCCGGCGAGATCCTGGTCCGCCAGCGCGGCACCAAGTTCCACCCCGGCGTCAACGTCGGTCGCGGTGGCGACGACACCCTGTTCGCCCTCGAGTCGGGCGCCGTGGAGTTCGGCACCAAGCGCGGCCGCAAGACCGTGAACATCGTGCCGGAGACCGCTTCGGTCTGA
- the obgE gene encoding GTPase ObgE: MSRFVDRVTIHVAAGNGGHGCSSVHREKFKPLGGPDGGNGGNGGSVRLVVDPQVHTLLDFHFRPHAKGSNGKPGMGDNRDGATGDDLVLKVPDGTVVLDSNGTILADLIGEGTTFEAAQGGRGGLGNAALASKARKAPGFALLGEEGQHRDLVLELKSVADVGLVGFPSAGKSSLVSVLSAAKPKIADYPFTTLAPNLGVVQVAGDVFTVADVPGLIPGASTGRGLGLEFLRHLERCAVLAHVVDCATLEPGRDPVSDIDALEAELAAYRPALDADHGLGDLATRPRVIILNKIDIPDAADLADLVEPELAKRGWPIFRISAVSHDGLRELTFALARLVAEYRASQPTPKPRRQIIRPKAVDEAEFSVVADPDVDGGFIVRGTRPERWIAQTQFDNDEAVGYLADRLNRLGVEDELVRLGAQPGAPVTIGDMTFDWEPTTPMGDEVPITGRGTDIRLDRNERVGAAERKQARRLRRGLPDGDEDVERDTP; encoded by the coding sequence ATGTCCCGGTTCGTCGACCGCGTGACGATCCACGTCGCAGCGGGTAACGGCGGTCACGGCTGTTCGTCGGTGCACCGCGAGAAGTTCAAACCGCTCGGCGGCCCCGACGGCGGCAACGGTGGCAATGGCGGCTCGGTGCGCCTGGTGGTGGATCCTCAGGTGCACACGTTGCTCGACTTCCACTTCCGGCCGCATGCCAAGGGCTCCAACGGAAAGCCGGGCATGGGCGACAACCGAGACGGCGCCACCGGCGACGATCTGGTCCTGAAGGTGCCCGACGGTACCGTGGTGCTGGACTCGAACGGCACCATCCTGGCCGACCTGATCGGTGAGGGCACCACGTTCGAGGCCGCCCAGGGCGGCCGCGGCGGACTCGGCAACGCGGCGTTGGCCTCCAAGGCGCGTAAGGCCCCGGGGTTCGCGTTGCTCGGGGAGGAAGGTCAGCATCGTGACCTCGTCCTCGAACTGAAATCCGTCGCCGACGTCGGCCTGGTGGGCTTTCCCTCTGCCGGCAAATCGTCACTGGTGTCGGTGTTGTCGGCAGCCAAGCCGAAGATCGCCGACTACCCGTTCACCACCCTGGCACCGAACCTCGGCGTCGTGCAGGTGGCCGGTGACGTGTTCACCGTCGCCGACGTCCCGGGCCTGATCCCCGGTGCCTCCACCGGCCGTGGCCTGGGCCTGGAGTTTCTCCGTCACCTCGAGCGGTGTGCGGTGCTGGCCCATGTGGTGGACTGCGCCACCCTCGAGCCCGGTCGCGACCCCGTCTCCGACATCGATGCGCTGGAGGCCGAACTCGCGGCCTACCGTCCCGCGCTCGACGCCGACCACGGACTGGGGGACCTGGCCACCCGGCCGCGGGTGATCATCCTCAACAAGATCGACATCCCCGACGCCGCCGATCTGGCCGATCTCGTCGAACCCGAACTGGCCAAGCGCGGCTGGCCGATCTTCCGCATCTCGGCGGTCAGCCACGACGGTCTCCGAGAACTGACCTTCGCGCTGGCACGGCTGGTCGCGGAGTACCGGGCGAGCCAGCCCACCCCGAAGCCGCGCCGACAGATCATCCGCCCCAAGGCGGTCGACGAGGCCGAGTTCAGTGTCGTCGCCGACCCCGACGTCGACGGCGGCTTCATCGTGCGTGGCACGCGCCCCGAGCGGTGGATCGCCCAGACCCAGTTCGACAACGACGAAGCGGTGGGCTACCTGGCCGACCGCCTCAACCGACTCGGCGTCGAAGACGAGCTGGTGCGCCTCGGCGCACAGCCCGGTGCACCGGTGACCATCGGCGACATGACATTCGACTGGGAGCCGACCACCCCGATGGGCGACGAGGTCCCCATCACCGGGCGTGGCACCGACATCCGGCTCGACCGCAACGAACGGGTCGGGGCCGCGGAACGCAAGCAGGCGCGACGGCTTCGTCGTGGCCTGCCCGACGGTGACGAGGATGTCGAACGGGACACCCCGTGA